In the genome of Cynocephalus volans isolate mCynVol1 chromosome 10, mCynVol1.pri, whole genome shotgun sequence, the window AATAAACTGATTATAGTAATATATGAGTCATTTCTggactttcaattatttttcattgatctatttatctatccatatgtcagtaccacattgttttgattactgtagttttgttgTAAGTTATGAAACCAGGAAGTGTGATTCCtctgcctttgttttttttcaagattgttttggctattcagaacCTCTTGCAATTCCATGTGGATTTTAGGATCACCTTGTCCATTTCTGCAAAAGAGGCAGTTGGAATTCTGACAGGGAATTTTTGATAGCTGAAGTTTTAGATCAATTAGGGAGTATTGCCATCTgaacaatattgtcttccaattGATGAACTTTGGGTATCTGTccttttatttaggtcttctttagtttctttctgcAATATTTTGTAGCTTCCAGTATACAAATCTTGTActtcattggttaaatttattcctaagtattttattcattttgatgctattgtaaatggaattattttcttaattttattttcagattgtcgttgctagtgtatagaagtacagggccagccccatggctcactcgggagagtgcagcgctgatagcgccgaggccgcgggtttggatcctatatagggatggccagtgcgctcactggctgagcgtagagcagacaacactgagccaggggttacgatccccttaccagtcaaaaaaaaaaaaaaaaaagaagtacaacTGATTTCTCAGATATTGAtcctgtatcctgcaactttcctgaattcacttattagttctaatagttttttgtagATACTTTAAAATTCCCagtgattttaaaattctcatccaagcttttttttccagaaaaattggATGCAAAAGAGACAAAAGCATTtcatagaaaaacatttttatacaacTTAACTAAAAGACACATCATGTCCAGGAATTAGTCAAGATAAAAtcctaaattttcaaaaattttcagaaTGGTTTTATACAACCCCTTACCTGATCATGAGCAGCCTAGAAAAGATCAACCCCTTTCTAGGTACAGCTGCATTTAGTAATAGAACTGCCTTAAAAAGGTGTGCGTACAAGGAGAAAGGTGGGGAAGTAGAGTCAGGCTACAGACCACTGTTGCAAACTGCAACTAATCTGAAAGGGTGAACACAAGCCAACAGAAGTGAGTTTTCCCCCTGAGGGGGACTACAGTCCAACCTGTCAGCAGTGGCCAGAGGGGTTACAGTCCCTGCGATGTGCCCTCCCCCAACTTGCAGCTTTTGGCAGGAATCACAAGTTAGACATGCATCAAAAGTTATTATCTGCATCAGAAATATGAGTATAGAGCCAAACAGTAGCTTGTCTTTAGATGGTTCCATCAAAGAAGAAGCCCTTTTCTGTGGGCATTAGTATGTGACCCAGATGGTCCAGCCAGCATCCATGATGTTTTCACTCATGTTTTCTTCCATGAGTTTAGGTCCCTCAAAGGGTTGTCCTAAATCTGCAATGGTCTTAGATTAAACAGTTAGCACAGCACATGCTGAGACTGAAACAGCCCATAGTAGATAGTATCAGGTTCTGTCGCAGAGTCAGGTCTTAATTGTAAATTCAGGAATCCAGAAAAGCCAGTGGCTTTTCTTTGGCAGTAGCGAAGCTCAGACACTGCAAGCCAGAAGGCTATGTTCCAAGTCCAAGTGCCAAGCAAGGCTTTCCAAATCTCTTTTACCTTGTCAATCTTAGAGCTCAAATCAACCCACTCACAAACATGCACACtttcaagagaatgagaagacaactGCAGACGGGGAGAAATATTAGCAAAAGACATTCAATAAAGGACTGTTACCCAAGATATgttaagaactcttaaaattcaacaataagaaaatgggcAACCCAGCTGAAAAATTAAcagaagatctgaacagacacctcatcaaggaaaatataaaaatgtcaaaaaagcctatgaaaagatgttccacatcatatgtcattcaggaattgaaagttaaaacaacaatgagataccactacccatctattagaatggccaaaaccccaaacactgacaacaccaaatgctggcaaggatgtggcgCAACAGGCAcgctcattcattgctggtgggaatgcaaaatggtgcagccaattggaagacagtttggcagtttcttacaagatGAAACATATTCTTAcaacatgatccagcaatcataccCCTTGGCatcaaatgagttgaaaactcatgtccacacaaaaaactGCACATGGATGTAtgtagcagctttattcctaatgccaaaacctggaagcaatcaagatggcCTTCAGAAGGTGAATGGatatgggctggcccgtggctcactcgggagagtgcagtgttgagaataccaaggccccgggttcggatcccatatagggatggccggtttgctcactggctgagcgtggtgctgacaacaccaagtcaagggttaagatccccttaccggtcatctttaaaaaaaaaagaaggtgaatggataaataaactggggTATATCCAGACAACGGAATGTTGttcagcactgaaaagaaatgagctataaTTTCTTCAAGCCATGaagagacatggaggaaacttaaatgcatactaagtgaaaaaagtcaatttGAAAATGCTATATACTATATGACTCCAACagtatgacattctgaaaaaggcaaaaccataGGGATGGTAAAAAGATCGACAGTTGCCAGGGGTTgaggggagggatgaataggcagagcacagatgacttttagggcagtgaaattactCTGTACGATGctgtaatggtggatatatgtcattatacgtttgtccaaacccatagaatgtacaccaccaagattgaaccttaatgtaaactgtagactttgggtgataatgatatgTCAGTGTTGGTTCATCgtttataacaaatgtaccactctggtgggtgATGTTTATAGTTGGGGAggatgtgcatgtgtgggtggatgtatgggaactctctgaactttctgctcaattttgctgtgaatgtaaaactgctctaaaaaaatatagtctatttttaaaacaaagaaaaacaatcaaacaaaggcaaaatattttttcagacatacaaaaaaaaaaaaaaaaattgcacaccAGGCTGGAAAAATCAACAGCCTCCAAGGGTCTAGCATTTGATTTTAACCATGGCTCATTAGCAAACTAAAAATTGGTTTTCAAAACTCCAAAAGTATATTTCCATCTGGAGATTGTGTCTCTTCatgttgtcttttgctttttcCAAAGGCTCCCATAGGCCAGAATCATAGCAAAAATCATCATTTATGGAGACTTGTACTTGTTTTGTTTCCAATACTCAAGGAGTTTAAATTCCGATTCTCCCACTGGTGGCAAAAAGCTAGGGAGTTgttacacacagacacatgcacacacatgtagtaaattagaaatgtaaacaaaatcaATAGGTACAAAACTCACACCACTACCCAGAGATCACCATTGCAGTAAACTTGTCCTTAGTTCTTATTCTCCTAAACCAGAAGgacatatatacgtgtgtgtgagtgtgtgtgttatatatattGTAATACATAATTCATGCCAGGCATGATGGTGGAATGCGGCAAAGGCAACGGTGCACTTCATTTGCTCACATCAGGAGACCTAGAACATCTCACTGATCTACCAACAGTGAGCCTAGGAACGACCCCTGGATCGCCTGATCCTGCCATCATATGGCTCCATGTCACCTTCATGGTTACGAAGTGACAAGGATGTTATGtatgtaatatgtatataataatatatatgtgtgctATATAGAAAACACATACAATATGTaacacatgtatgtgtatacacatgtcCAAATGAAATTACACtgcaaattacttttttttcaggCAATGGTTTTCATCTTTCCATTCCTGTAAATGTTTATCTCATATTCCTCACACTCTAATTCCCCCAGTtaacccaaaaatgtcctctagTGCTAAACTGTCTGAACTGGTATCTACCCTAGGACCACACACCACATCTGATCATGACTCTTAGGTCTGTTTTAACCTGTCACAATCCCCTTTTTGTAATACTGGCAAAACTGGTCACCCAGATTGTCTGGCTGCTTCCTTTGGTGATGTGAACCTGGTTCCTCTCTCCCGAGTTTCCCATACACTGGAAGGCATAGCTAGAGGCCTGACCCATTCAAGCCAGGCGTCAGGGTAGAATGTGGCAAAGGCAACGGTGCACCTCATCTGCTCATGTAGGGAGACCTAGAACATCTCACTGACCCACCAGCAGTGAGTCTAGGAACAACCCGTGGATTGCCTGATCCTGCCATTGTATGGCTCCATGTCACCACCATGGCTAGGAAGTCACAAGTGTGGTATCACTTTGACACTGTACCCACATCCTGTCCCCTACTCATCATCCACCTAATGCTTGTAACACTGATCGATAATCTTTGCCTGAATCAATAATTTCCTTAAGTCTTGGGAAATACTGTTCCAATTCTTCTATTCCTTCTACAGGTATTAGCTGGTGTTTTCTTTTGCAGTCTTATCTCCTCAGCTGGGACTACTTGTTACTATGAACCAAGCAGTAACCAAGGCAGTAATATTGTATATCTATTAAAAAGATCTGAAACAGTTTtggcaaaataataaatttattacgTATGCTTAGCAGATACATGTTGCTGATATATTATTCTCTCATTGCCAAAatgtcaaaatgaaaaataaaataattttaaataccacACAATCCTTGAGGATCAGGGTTGGGTCTCAGAGTTGGGCTCTCATTTTTCAGGGAAGTTAGTGTGGGCAGAACCATCTGTCTCCACACCCTTTTTTTGACCTAGCTGACTTTCAGCTGTGAGACCTGGGCCCAGCCCTGAAGCTCGATAGCCCCAGGAGGTTAAATTCACCACCCAAGGCAGCTGGAATTTTGCTAGTCCAAGGATGAGATTCTAAGGTCAGAGATGAGCAGAGGGTTTCCCTGAAGGGACCAAGAAAGTCCCTGAAGCAGAAGCAGGAGGAGACAAAATGCCAATGGAGGGGATGGGTAGAAGGGTCTGGGGCTCCATCAGAGGactgttggtggggagggaggacaggggaGGGCGAGAAGCTCTCTCGAAGACCAGCACTCCCCCATGCTCACCTGTGGGTCTCCCCTCAGTAAGGCAGGGCCCCGCTAAAGTAGCAGCAGTAGGTAGATCTGATGGAAGAAACTTCTTCCAGTATTTTCCAGAACCTGAAAACAGGGCCTGGCAGGACCCTTGACCAGACCCAGGAGTTACCAGTCTGCCAAGGAGGTAGAAGTGCTTGGTTGAGAGGTCCCAGCCAATGATCCCAGCTCCTGGAAGGCACAGTCAGACTGTCTTGCAAGAAGGGCAGCCCTTGACTAGGACGGACAGACTCGCATGATCACACTGGAGTTGGTCACACGGGCTCCATAGTGGCCAGCCCAGAACTGTGTGTCCTGGCCCCAGTGTTCAAAAGACACAAAACGGACGCCCATTTTGATGTTGGAGAACACATGGGTGACCTGTGGGTAGAGGAAGGGGTCAGCCCTGTTGTGCCACACCCTTCCCCCCAAAAGCTGAGGTTGGGGCTTCTGACAGATGGTATTTGCCAAAGACAGCTGCAACATCATCTCCCATTCCACGTGTTCTTCCAGAATCCTGCCACTTCCTCATCAAAAAGTAGAATGTAATCCCCTTCTACTTGAACCTGAGCAGGTTTGCTTGTCACTAAGAATGTGGCGTAAGTGACGCTGAGTCACCAagtgacttccaaggctaggtcaGAAAAGGTAATGCAGCTTCTGGCTGTTTCTCTAGACACAGGAGTGTTTCCTCACCCGTGAGCCACGATGTTAGCAGACTGATTGATCAGAGGCCACCaggctgtgaggaagcccaaagGAGCTCAAGTGAAGAGATCCCATGGAGAAACTCTGAGACTAAATGAAGAAAGAGCTGCTTGGCTGGCCACCAGCTGCTACACTCACACCAAACACCACCCCACCCTTCAGCTTCAGCCATCGTCTGAACATGAGAGACTGGACCAGAACCACCCAGTTGAGCCCTTCTCAAATTACTGACTCATAGAAACCATGGGAGGTAATAAACGACTGCTGctggttttaagccactaagttttggggtgatttgctATGTAGCAATGGATAACCATCACGGGCCTCCACCATCCTTTCCCTATTCCCCCCTGTCTGAGACTCACCTGAAAGCAGGTATTGTTATTCCATTGCTGGATGGTATCAGGTACAGCAGAGAATTTATCCAGGACGGTCTGGTTGGCATCTAGAAGTTGGACAAGGAGCCGATACATACAGCCACTGTCATGTCGGGCTCCCCAcctgtgggaggagggaggccTTAAAGGCTGGACGTGTCACCCTGTCTCTTTGGGTGCCTTGCTGCCCCACCCCAGTGCCCTCCcctgtagagagcactaacattaataaagcaaatgtatttcacagggcctagcctctaaagccctgtagtttcaggtatagcctcacttttaaaaattacatataaagatgttaagcttgcaaaagacaggaaaattttccCAGGCTAACGTCtttgttgtagataaagaattgtaacacagcaaaattgctggctcaaggacagacatccttggagcaggttaaactactgattgatatgttaagaaagttgctttattgttatgtaaacatactgaggaaactgctgtaggaaaagacagtacttgctaagaacaagcttttgttggtggatcgacttaaccttttgcaaattgcattatggaatgtcactttgttatttcactgatgttaccagcttctattgttaaactatacttagccataactccacctatgttccttttctgtaactttctggcctggagaataaatactgagacagaaccccagttcaggattaatttcccaaggaggaatgcctctctcttgagggttccaggaaattaaccccttcagggtgtctcactgctcagaagaaatgggctttgagtaattctttttgcatctccatcacccggTGTGAGGCAAAGCAATACTCCCCATGTGCACAAATCCAGTTCCTCTAAAGGGACTTCTGGGAGGTGATCTCTGGGCCTTTGGAATGTTACAGCTGACAGGagcatctttgtttttttcttttctttttttttttaaaagccagtcAGATTTAGCAGCAGGGGGTTACATATCAACTTCAGTGATACTAATGTTAATAAGTCCTGATAATGTACTACCATCAGAACAGACAGGAATGTCTTTGATGTGGACCGTGGATCATTTTTTATAGTTTACCAATGTGATTTAGGGCAGGGGCTGCCACATCCATATGGATAGTCTCAGGGTAGAAGCTGGCCACTCCAGAAGTACCAACAAGAAACTTAGGGTAGGGGCTTTGGCTCAGGCAGTATCAGTTGATCTGGAGGCTGTGATTAACCATgtgggcaatcaatcagtcatgCCTACATGATGAAGCCCCAATAAAAACTGGACACCGAAgctcaggtgagcttccctggttggcaaaATTCCATATGTCTTGTCATACATCATTGCTAGGACAATAACACGTCCTGACTCCGTGGGAGAGGGCAACAAAAGCTCTGCATCTGGTATTTCCTCTGGATGCAGCCCTATATGCTTCTTCTCTTGGCCAATTTTAATCTATCTTTTCTCTGTAATAAATCATAATAGTGTAATAGCTCTCTGTGAGTCCTGCTAGTCAATTATTGAATGTGAGGTAGTTTTGAGAGTCCCCCAAACTTgcagttggtgtcagaagtgagggtGGTTTGGGGGACTGTGTGCTCTAACTACGGAACTGGCTCTAAACTTCTCATGGATATTGACGCTGGTTCTCACCCTCAGACACTTGGATCTAATTGGTATGGAATGTGGCCTGGGACACAGAAGTCTAAATGAGGAGTTTTAGATGCTCCCTGGGTGATATTCTGCAATATTTGGTACCCACTGATTATTACAACCAAATAGTACACCATTGatcaaaacaacacaaatatgtTACATGGTTTGATGAataatgattaaattaaaaacaaaattttattggaaattcATCTCTTAATGAGATGGGTTGTGGGGGCAGAGTATGATGCCTTGATTAGGAGTGAATTTGCTAAGGCCTAAATTTTCAAATGGCTACTATGCCTGACTCTCCAGTAGTCTTTACATCTGGGGACCACACACCATAGTgagagggttttttgtttttgtttttccctgtaaAACTAGAGAAGGGGAACTGTGAGAGAGATTGGGAAAGAGAAATATATGATGCTTCCACTACAGATGTGATCTGTAGCAGATTAATTTTAGAATAAGGAACATTTAGCTATGGAGGATCTGGAATTTGGTCTCTTGAAACTGCCTGGGtcgggccggccggtggctcactcgggagagtgcggtgctgataacaccaaggccgtgggttcggatcccatatagggatggccggtttgctcattgggtgagcgtggtgctgacaacaccaaatcaagggttaagatccccttaccggtcatctttaaaaaaaaaaccaaaacaaaaaacaaaaaactgcctgGGTCATGTGCCCCTTGGAAAGTCTTCATGTACCCCAGTTTCAAGACCATCAATACAGAGAacaagctttggagtcagacaagtCTAAGCCTTATGCCAGGTCCTGCCAAGCCCAGGCTGTGTGACCAGGGCAAATCACCTTCTCTTCTGAAACTTTCACTTTCCTGTGAAGCTCTGAAAGATCCGAGGGCTTGAAATACACATTCCCATAGGATCAAGATTCAAAAAAGGTACTTACACTTGTAaagcacttgctatgtgcttGACAGGTAGTACTGTCTTTGCAAGAACTCTATCATGTAAAGAGAGGAAATGGAGATAAGCTGTGACTTGCCAAAGGCCACAAAACTACAGAGCTAGGGTTTGAACCTGGGAggtctggctccagaatccaaGCTCTTAATCAACTATGCTATACTGCCTCCTCCTAAGGCAAAGAGGATCCCATTCACAGACAAGACTGAGGTGGGCTCAAGGCCTCTGCATTGGATCCAATCTGCTCTCTTCCAATCCAGACCCCTCTGGAGACGTGGAAAGGGGTTCAGGGTGTGTACTCTGCGAATTACTAGAGCTGTGATAGTGGTTAAGTGATTTCACCTCcctcagcttcagtttccttatctgtaagggTTGTTAGAAGGCCTAAGTCACCCATGCAAAGGTCATGGCACATGCAGTCAGTGAGTGCCTAGCAATGGGTTATTTTTATCACCACACTCACCAGTCAGAGACACAAATCTCAATCCTGCCACTATCCAGCAGTTCTGGCCACAGACCCTCCTCCTCCAGGTCCAAGACCTGCTTCTTGCGACACCACCTAGGAAGGCGGGAGAAGGGATAGTGAGAAGACACAGGCTTTTCTCGACAACGGGCCTGGCCTTTAGGTAGCAGAATTCACCTGAAGGAAGTCACAAAACAGGTCTGCGAAGGGGCCCCAGGCACGGTTGTCCTGTTTTCCTCCACCACCCAGCCGTCCCCACCGTGCTGCACCATCCACTTCTGAAGGCCTTCTGTTAAACGAAAAAACGCTTGTGCCTAAGTTCCAGTCGCCCAcccgcaggccccgcccccggcaggccccgcccccggcaggccccgcccccggcaggccccgcccccggcaggccccgcccccggcacgtccccgccccgcccccgcccaccGGCTCCCTGGCCGTCCTCCCCCTTCGACCCCTTCCCGGGTTCCCCACCCTGGCCGCAGGGGTTGCGGATGAGGTTGCGTCCGATGGGTCTGCGTGCGCAGAAGCGGCCCAGCGGGCAGGGCCGGGCGTCGCAGGCGGCTGGCAGGCAGCTGCGGGCGAGCGACAGCAGGGCGCGGCCGGCGGCGCCGTCGTCCCGGGCCAGGATCCGCAGCCACAGGGCCTGGCCGTCCACCAGGGCGCGCCAGCCCCGGCACACGCGGCGGCAGCGCCCGAGCAGCGCGCGCGGGGGTACGTGGCTCAGCACCACCAGGAGCAGCTCGGGTGGCAGTTGGTTCAGGTCCAGCACCTCCTCGGGTTCCGGCTCCGGCGCGGGGACCGGGGCGGCCCGGCCCCTGGAGGCCGAGGCGCCCATGGTTCCCCCGCCAGGCCCGACGCGGCTGTGGGAGAGGAAGTGTCAAGGTGTAGGGGACCAGCAGCCTCCCCCGGCCCGCTCCTGCCAGCCGCACCCCGAGATTTTGCCAGTCCCCAACCCCCGTCAGCCGCGTCCCTCTCCTCACCGCCCCCAGGCCCCGTCCCCAAGTCCCCATCCCCCAACCCGTCCTTGCCACCCCCCCCACCGCAGCCCCCCACGCTTACTACCGCCTCCGCCAGCCAGGCCCCCGAGTCGCACCCTGGATCCCCGCCAGCGTTCCTCGCCCTCCGGCCGGGTCGTGCAGCccgccgccccccaccccccgctcccccaccccccgctcCTTTTACTTGCCggcccctcccccccctccctctTACTGTCCcgcttccctcctccttcccggTTCCTCTTCTTCCTTACCAGCCCCTTCCGGTTCCCCCACTTGCTTGCCAGCATCTCCCGCTCCCCCCGCTTCGGACCCCACCTGTTTCCCGCTGTCTTCGGACCGCGGAGTAAAGACCCAACGCGACCGCACGCCGCAGACGAGGGACTGGCGGGCGCTGCCGGGATTAAGGGTCTGCCACCGTCAGTCCGCACCAGCCGGTCCCTTGGGGTGTCCCCAATTCAGCGGTAAGACGCCTGGCGCCCAGCAGCCGCTGTTATTTTCGTCAGGTATCCAGGCGGGAGGCCTGATACCCgttaactggtttaaaaattCCCATCaccttgggccggccccgtggctcacccgggagagtgcggagcagcgccgaggccgcgggttcggaccccatgtagggatggccgctgcgctcactggctgagcgtggtgcagacaacaccgtgccaccgagggttgtgatccccttaccggtcaaaaaaaaaaaaaaaaaaatttcccatcACCTTGAAGGCCGGCATGGTTATCCTCACTTCACAGGAGAAATCGGGCTCTAGCTGCCAAAAATGAGTGCTTTAACCGATAATAACAGCAGCCAACCTTTACGGATAGTGAAACCCATCAAGTCAGCACTACTACATACCCACTTCACaggtgagaaaagaaaactgaggcctgcaGAGGTCAAGTGacctgcccatggtcacacacTGAGATGTGAACCCAGCCAGGGCACCTCCAGAATTCCTGATTTTACCCTTTGTATCACCGCTGTCCAAcaaaaatataatgcaagccatacttaattttaaatgtgaataagCAAAACCAGACATGGATTCTTGCCCACATGGAACTTACCTTCTGGAGGAGA includes:
- the FBXO27 gene encoding F-box only protein 27, with product MGASASRGRAAPVPAPEPEPEEVLDLNQLPPELLLVVLSHVPPRALLGRCRRVCRGWRALVDGQALWLRILARDDGAAGRALLSLARSCLPAACDARPCPLGRFCARRPIGRNLIRNPCGQEGLQKWMVQHGGDGWVVEENRTTVPGAPSQTCFVTSFRWCRKKQVLDLEEEGLWPELLDSGRIEICVSDWWGARHDSGCMYRLLVQLLDANQTVLDKFSAVPDTIQQWNNNTCFQVTHVFSNIKMGVRFVSFEHWGQDTQFWAGHYGARVTNSSVIMRVCPS